One Nonomuraea angiospora DNA segment encodes these proteins:
- a CDS encoding NAD-dependent epimerase/dehydratase family protein, translated as MILITGGLGFIGTHTTQALLDLGESCVLVQRRPAVLPERFANAPVVVEQADLTDEAALLAVGERHKITGILHLAGSIPWPPGAYQPLEGADKSIRSLLNVFRAASEWQVARLGLASTIGVYGGVTGEGALKEDLPLPMMSPHPIPAFKKIGELLGDHLAGAMGLDVVHYRIGAIWGPLGHPQSPFFAAPQLVHASARGTEPDLSALRAGAYAQDGIDLCYVKDCGRALALLQLADRLSHRTYNVASGRATTNGEVAAAIRKLVPDARVGLPEGRDPAARDTWLDITRLREDTGYEPAYDTERAVADYLGWLRAGNER; from the coding sequence ATGATTCTGATCACCGGCGGGCTGGGCTTCATCGGCACGCACACCACCCAGGCCCTGCTCGACCTCGGCGAATCCTGCGTGCTCGTCCAGCGCAGGCCCGCCGTACTGCCCGAGAGGTTCGCGAACGCGCCCGTCGTCGTCGAACAGGCCGACCTCACCGACGAGGCGGCCCTCCTGGCCGTCGGCGAGCGGCACAAGATCACCGGCATCCTGCACCTGGCCGGCTCCATCCCGTGGCCGCCCGGTGCGTACCAGCCCCTGGAGGGCGCGGACAAGTCCATCCGGAGCCTCCTGAACGTGTTCCGCGCCGCGAGCGAGTGGCAGGTGGCGCGGCTCGGCCTGGCCAGCACGATCGGCGTGTACGGCGGCGTCACCGGCGAGGGCGCGCTCAAGGAGGACCTCCCCCTGCCGATGATGTCACCCCACCCGATCCCGGCGTTCAAGAAGATCGGCGAGCTGCTCGGCGACCATCTGGCCGGCGCCATGGGCCTCGACGTGGTCCACTACCGCATCGGCGCCATCTGGGGCCCGCTCGGCCACCCCCAGTCGCCGTTCTTCGCCGCGCCCCAGCTCGTGCACGCGTCCGCCCGGGGCACCGAACCCGACCTGTCCGCGCTGCGCGCCGGCGCGTACGCGCAGGACGGCATCGACCTGTGCTACGTGAAGGACTGCGGCCGCGCCCTCGCCCTGCTCCAGCTCGCGGACCGGCTGTCGCACCGCACGTACAACGTGGCCTCCGGCAGGGCGACGACCAACGGCGAGGTCGCCGCGGCGATCAGGAAGCTCGTCCCCGACGCCCGCGTCGGCCTCCCCGAGGGCCGCGACCCCGCCGCGCGCGACACCTGGCTCGACATCACCCGCCTGCGTGAGGACACGGGATACGAGCCCGCCTACGACACCGAGCGGGCGGTCGCCGACTACCTGGGCTGGCTGCGCGCCGGGAACGAGCGCTAG
- a CDS encoding glycosyltransferase, with amino-acid sequence MKIDLISEHADPLAPVGGVDSGGQNVHVAELARALAGRGHTVVVHTRRSSERQPRSVIMAPGVTVEYVTAGPPVPLPKDELPPYLGEFAARLADRWAASPPDVVHAHFWMSGQAALQAAGGVPVVQTFHALGTVKRRWQGDADTSPAHRIDTERAIGRRADAVLATCGDEVAELRAMGVPERRIAVVPCGVDLSVFRPDGPVAPGTGGRMILSIGRLVPRKGVDTVIRALRRIPDADLVIAGGGEDDEEAVRLYELARAYGLERRVHVIGSVPREHVPALMRSADVLVAVPWYEPFGMVAIEAMACGVPVVASAVGGHLDTVAGCGVLVPPRRPRALARALSDVLDHPRRRAELAAAGALRARERYGWARVAELTEAVYTQVIDGTVGRLAALGG; translated from the coding sequence GTGAAGATAGATCTCATCTCCGAGCACGCGGACCCGCTGGCGCCGGTCGGCGGCGTCGACTCCGGCGGCCAGAACGTCCACGTCGCCGAACTGGCCCGCGCGCTGGCCGGGCGCGGGCACACGGTCGTCGTCCACACCCGGCGCTCGTCCGAGCGGCAGCCCCGGTCGGTCATCATGGCGCCGGGCGTCACGGTCGAGTACGTCACGGCCGGCCCGCCGGTCCCCCTCCCCAAGGACGAGCTGCCCCCGTACCTGGGGGAGTTCGCCGCGCGCCTGGCCGACCGCTGGGCCGCGAGCCCCCCGGACGTCGTCCACGCCCACTTCTGGATGAGCGGGCAGGCGGCGCTGCAGGCGGCCGGCGGGGTGCCGGTGGTGCAGACGTTCCACGCGCTCGGCACCGTCAAGCGGCGCTGGCAGGGCGACGCCGACACCAGCCCCGCCCACCGGATCGACACCGAGCGCGCGATCGGCAGGCGCGCCGACGCCGTGCTGGCCACCTGCGGCGACGAGGTGGCCGAGCTGCGCGCGATGGGCGTCCCCGAGCGGCGCATCGCGGTCGTGCCGTGCGGGGTGGACCTGTCGGTGTTCCGCCCCGACGGGCCCGTGGCGCCGGGCACGGGCGGCAGGATGATCCTCAGCATCGGCAGGCTGGTGCCGCGCAAGGGCGTGGACACCGTGATCAGGGCGCTGCGCCGGATCCCGGACGCCGACCTGGTGATCGCGGGCGGCGGTGAGGACGACGAGGAGGCGGTCAGGCTGTACGAGCTGGCGCGGGCGTACGGGCTCGAACGCCGGGTCCACGTGATCGGCAGCGTGCCGCGCGAGCACGTGCCGGCGCTGATGCGCTCGGCCGACGTCCTGGTGGCGGTGCCGTGGTACGAGCCGTTCGGCATGGTGGCGATCGAGGCGATGGCGTGCGGCGTGCCCGTCGTGGCCTCGGCGGTCGGGGGGCACCTGGACACGGTCGCCGGCTGCGGCGTCCTGGTGCCGCCGCGCCGCCCGCGCGCCCTGGCCAGGGCGCTGAGCGACGTGCTCGACCACCCGCGCAGGCGGGCGGAGCTCGCCGCCGCCGGGGCGCTCAGGGCCCGGGAGAGGTACGGCTGGGCGCGCGTGGCCGAGCTCACCGAGGCGGTCTACACGCAGGTCATCGACGGTACGGTGGGCCGCCTGGCCGCTCTCGGAGGCTGA
- a CDS encoding glycosyltransferase family 9 protein, with translation MRFLGIDAMFHDPAATWCPRAQAATSGRMPGAVLCGSPPRRRMRTVPRASARKPVVRAAGRRGPDDRGRVLVARLDGAGDVLLAGPAVRAVRTLAREVVFLAGPGGRAAAELLPGVDRVIEWRAPWIDHTPPPVTKGQAADLVGRLAGVDEAVILTSFHQSALPLALLLRLAGVRRITAISNDYPGSLLDVRHVVDESVDVPEAERMLAVARAAGFELPAGDDGKLAVQRPLPDISANLGHLLGAGAGADAGKGTYVVVHPGASAPARTWPAERHRRTVRELAQDGHRVVVTGNERDLTAYVAGEDAADLGGVTTFAELAAVIDGASVLVAGNTGPAHLAAAVGTPVVSLFAPVVPAARWAPYGVPTVLLGDQEAPCRASRARDCPVPGHPCLSHVTSEQVVKAVRELTQ, from the coding sequence ATGAGGTTTCTCGGCATCGACGCGATGTTCCACGACCCGGCCGCCACCTGGTGCCCGCGCGCGCAGGCGGCGACGAGCGGCCGGATGCCGGGAGCGGTGCTGTGCGGTTCGCCCCCGCGCCGCAGGATGCGAACCGTCCCGCGCGCGTCGGCCAGGAAGCCGGTCGTCCGCGCCGCCGGCCGCCGCGGCCCGGACGACCGGGGCCGGGTGCTGGTGGCTCGGCTGGACGGCGCCGGCGACGTGCTGCTGGCCGGGCCCGCCGTCAGGGCCGTGCGCACGCTGGCCCGCGAGGTCGTCTTCCTGGCCGGCCCCGGCGGCAGGGCGGCGGCCGAGCTGCTGCCCGGCGTGGACCGGGTGATCGAATGGCGGGCCCCGTGGATCGACCACACCCCGCCGCCCGTCACCAAGGGGCAGGCGGCCGACCTGGTCGGCAGGCTCGCGGGCGTGGACGAGGCGGTGATCCTCACCTCGTTCCACCAGTCGGCGCTCCCGCTGGCGCTGCTGCTCAGGCTGGCCGGCGTCCGCAGGATCACGGCCATCAGCAACGACTACCCCGGCTCGCTCCTGGACGTGCGGCACGTCGTGGACGAGAGCGTCGACGTGCCGGAGGCGGAGCGGATGCTGGCGGTCGCCAGGGCGGCCGGGTTCGAGCTGCCGGCGGGCGATGACGGCAAACTCGCTGTTCAGCGGCCATTGCCGGATATCAGCGCAAATTTGGGGCACCTGCTGGGGGCCGGCGCCGGCGCGGATGCCGGCAAAGGCACGTACGTCGTGGTGCACCCAGGGGCATCGGCCCCCGCGCGGACCTGGCCGGCCGAACGGCATCGGCGGACCGTGAGGGAGCTGGCGCAGGACGGACACCGGGTCGTCGTGACCGGCAACGAACGTGACCTCACCGCCTACGTGGCCGGCGAAGACGCCGCCGACCTCGGAGGCGTGACCACCTTCGCCGAACTCGCCGCCGTCATCGACGGCGCCAGCGTGCTCGTGGCGGGCAACACCGGCCCCGCGCACCTGGCCGCGGCGGTCGGGACACCGGTCGTGAGCCTGTTCGCCCCCGTCGTCCCCGCGGCGCGGTGGGCCCCGTACGGGGTGCCCACGGTGCTGCTCGGAGACCAGGAGGCGCCCTGCCGCGCGAGCAGGGCGCGCGACTGTCCGGTGCCCGGGCACCCGTGCCTGTCTCACGTGACAAGCGAGCAGGTGGTCAAGGCAGTAAGGGAGCTGACGCAGTGA
- a CDS encoding D-glycero-alpha-D-manno-heptose-1,7-bisphosphate 7-phosphatase gives MFEKRRPGAVLFDRDGTLIRDVPYNGDPKLVEPMPGAMEAVARLRRAEVPVAVVTNQSGVAKGLLSPDDMDQVNARVEELLGPFDAWAICVHDDADGCTCRKPAPGLVIRAAAVLDVSPRDCVVVGDIGRDMEAARAAGARGILVPTPQTRQEEIMQATEVADDLIDVVDLVLSDAEAPVPAISAPWARALGWSRW, from the coding sequence GTGTTCGAAAAGCGACGTCCCGGCGCGGTACTCTTCGACCGGGACGGGACCTTGATCAGGGACGTGCCGTACAACGGTGACCCGAAGCTCGTCGAGCCCATGCCGGGCGCGATGGAGGCGGTGGCCAGGCTCAGACGGGCCGAGGTGCCGGTGGCCGTGGTCACCAACCAGTCCGGCGTGGCCAAGGGCCTGCTGTCACCGGACGACATGGATCAGGTGAACGCCCGGGTGGAGGAGCTGCTGGGGCCGTTCGACGCGTGGGCGATCTGCGTGCACGACGACGCCGACGGCTGCACCTGCCGCAAACCGGCGCCCGGCCTCGTGATCAGGGCCGCCGCCGTGCTCGACGTCAGCCCCCGCGACTGCGTGGTCGTGGGGGACATCGGCAGGGACATGGAGGCGGCCAGGGCCGCCGGCGCCAGGGGCATCCTGGTCCCCACCCCGCAGACGCGCCAGGAGGAGATCATGCAGGCCACCGAGGTCGCGGACGACCTGATCGACGTCGTCGACCTGGTGCTCAGCGACGCGGAGGCGCCGGTGCCGGCCATCAGCGCCCCGTGGGCCCGCGCCCTCGGCTGGAGCCGCTGGTGA
- a CDS encoding WhiB family transcriptional regulator: protein MMMLDWTRRAACLDLDPELFFPISLEGPSQSQAERAKHVCAGCPVREPCLEYALTTRQAYGVWGGTDPQQRRELVLRSAA, encoded by the coding sequence ATGATGATGCTCGACTGGACCCGCAGGGCCGCCTGCCTCGACCTGGACCCGGAATTGTTCTTCCCGATCTCTCTGGAAGGGCCCAGCCAGTCACAGGCCGAACGGGCCAAGCACGTGTGCGCCGGCTGCCCCGTACGTGAGCCGTGCCTGGAGTACGCGCTGACCACGCGGCAGGCGTACGGCGTGTGGGGTGGCACCGACCCGCAGCAGCGCAGGGAGCTCGTCCTGCGCTCGGCCGCCTGA
- the def gene encoding peptide deformylase, translating to MTVRPIRTFDDPVLRSVAEPVQDFDRELRRLVKSLTATMRAGAGRAGLAAPQVGEPVRVVVYSYDGKSGHLVNPRLELSERRVTADEACLSAPGLWWPLERSYMVTARGRDMLGKPVTVRALGVLARVLQHEVDHLDGVLFSDHLEAAERERFLAAALPG from the coding sequence GTGACGGTCCGGCCTATTCGCACGTTCGACGATCCGGTGCTGCGTTCGGTCGCGGAGCCGGTCCAAGACTTCGACCGGGAGCTGCGGCGCCTGGTCAAGTCGCTGACCGCCACCATGCGCGCCGGCGCCGGCCGCGCGGGCCTGGCGGCGCCGCAGGTGGGCGAGCCGGTACGGGTGGTGGTCTACTCCTACGACGGCAAGTCGGGCCATCTGGTCAACCCGCGCCTCGAGCTGTCGGAGCGGCGGGTCACGGCCGACGAGGCGTGCCTGTCGGCGCCGGGGCTGTGGTGGCCACTGGAACGTTCCTACATGGTCACAGCGCGTGGCCGCGACATGCTGGGCAAGCCTGTGACGGTCCGCGCGCTGGGGGTGCTGGCCCGGGTGCTGCAGCACGAGGTCGACCACCTCGACGGCGTGCTGTTCAGCGACCACCTGGAGGCGGCCGAGCGGGAGCGCTTCCTCGCTGCGGCTCTTCCCGGCTGA
- a CDS encoding uroporphyrinogen-III synthase, with product MSVLALEGGSSPETAPDALAGFTVGVTATRRREEFGALLERRGARVVSAPAIRLVPLAEDADLLAATRLSLAEPLDDVVVTTGVGFRGWMAAAEGWGLSADLGEHLANARLLTRGPKARGAVRAAGLNDHWTPATESCQEVKQYLLDQDLRGRRIAVQQHGEPLSDFVADLREAGAEVIEIPVYRWLPYRDISPLRRLISQTISGSVDAVAFTSAPAVHAMLGAARSEGLEESLLAAFSGTVVAACVGPVTAEPLTSRGVPTLQPERSRLGALARALARHLPEHGVTRLVAGEHRLEIRGHAVVVDGELRPLPPAPMAVLKRLADKPGHVVSRADLRTVLPGSIARDSAEHAVEMAITRLRRALGPSGIVETVVKRGYRLACQYEAGL from the coding sequence ATGAGCGTGCTTGCCCTTGAGGGCGGGTCCTCCCCGGAGACGGCCCCCGACGCCCTGGCGGGCTTCACGGTCGGCGTGACCGCGACGAGGCGGCGCGAGGAGTTCGGCGCGCTGCTGGAGCGGCGCGGCGCCCGGGTGGTCAGCGCCCCCGCGATCCGGCTGGTCCCGCTGGCCGAGGACGCCGACCTGCTCGCCGCGACCCGGCTCAGCCTGGCCGAGCCGCTCGACGACGTGGTGGTCACCACCGGCGTCGGCTTCCGCGGGTGGATGGCCGCCGCCGAGGGCTGGGGCCTGTCGGCCGATCTGGGCGAGCACCTGGCGAACGCGCGGCTGCTGACCCGCGGCCCCAAGGCCCGGGGCGCGGTACGCGCCGCCGGCCTCAACGACCACTGGACGCCTGCCACCGAGTCGTGCCAGGAGGTCAAGCAGTACCTGCTCGACCAGGACCTGCGCGGGCGGCGCATCGCGGTGCAGCAGCACGGCGAGCCGCTCAGCGACTTCGTGGCGGACCTGCGCGAGGCGGGGGCCGAGGTGATCGAGATCCCGGTCTACCGGTGGCTGCCGTACCGCGACATCTCGCCGCTGCGCCGCCTCATCAGCCAGACCATCTCCGGCTCGGTGGACGCGGTGGCCTTCACCAGCGCGCCCGCCGTGCACGCGATGCTGGGCGCGGCCCGCTCGGAAGGGCTGGAGGAGTCGCTGCTGGCGGCCTTCAGCGGGACGGTCGTGGCCGCCTGCGTCGGGCCCGTCACCGCCGAGCCGCTGACCTCGCGCGGCGTGCCGACGCTGCAGCCCGAACGCTCGCGCCTCGGCGCGCTGGCCCGCGCCCTGGCCCGGCACCTGCCCGAGCACGGGGTGACCCGGCTCGTGGCGGGCGAGCACCGGCTGGAGATCCGCGGCCACGCGGTGGTGGTGGACGGCGAGCTGCGCCCGCTGCCCCCGGCCCCGATGGCGGTGCTCAAGCGCCTGGCCGACAAGCCGGGTCACGTGGTGTCCCGCGCCGACCTGCGTACCGTGCTGCCCGGCAGCATCGCGCGCGACTCGGCCGAGCACGCGGTGGAGATGGCGATCACGCGGCTGCGGCGGGCGCTCGGGCCGAGCGGGATCGTGGAGACGGTGGTCAAGCGCGGCTACCGGCTGGCCTGCCAGTACGAGGCGGGGCTGTGA
- a CDS encoding sirohydrochlorin chelatase, whose product MTGRTATLVLAAHGTRSAAGESTLSALAETVRMARPGHRVELSYLEISSPLLSDVLPAVRGPVVVVPLLLAGGYHAHIDLPEVIASRRPDAVIAGWLGPHRLLTSALARKLARAGLRATDAVLLGAAGSSDPSALADVRAAAHRLAVRLARPVTAAFASAGSPSLEEAMERLGSTPAARVAIASYVLAPGHFHDRLASAGAGLVSDPLGPDPDVAALIWHRYDTALARRHPLAPRSPGLHQASL is encoded by the coding sequence GTGACGGGACGTACGGCCACGCTGGTCCTGGCCGCGCACGGCACGCGCAGTGCCGCCGGGGAGTCGACCCTGTCGGCCCTGGCGGAGACGGTCAGGATGGCCCGTCCCGGGCACCGGGTCGAGCTGAGCTACCTCGAGATCAGCTCGCCCCTGCTGTCCGACGTGCTGCCCGCCGTCCGCGGACCCGTGGTCGTCGTCCCGCTGCTGCTGGCGGGCGGCTACCACGCCCACATCGACCTGCCGGAGGTCATCGCCTCCCGCCGCCCCGACGCCGTGATCGCCGGCTGGCTGGGGCCGCACCGGCTGCTGACCTCCGCGCTGGCCCGCAAGCTGGCGCGCGCCGGCCTGCGCGCCACGGACGCGGTCCTGCTCGGGGCCGCGGGCTCCTCCGACCCGTCCGCCCTGGCCGACGTCCGCGCCGCCGCCCACCGGCTCGCCGTGCGCCTGGCCCGGCCGGTCACGGCCGCCTTCGCCTCGGCCGGCTCGCCGTCCCTGGAGGAGGCCATGGAACGGCTCGGCTCGACCCCGGCCGCGCGGGTGGCCATCGCCTCGTACGTGCTCGCGCCCGGCCACTTCCACGACCGGCTGGCTTCGGCGGGGGCGGGGCTGGTGAGCGACCCGCTCGGGCCGGATCCGGACGTGGCGGCGCTCATCTGGCACCGCTACGACACAGCCCTCGCCAGGCGCCACCCGCTCGCTCCGCGTTCACCCGGCTTGCACCAGGCGTCCCTGTAA
- a CDS encoding mandelate racemase/muconate lactonizing enzyme family protein, whose protein sequence is MPGSRMTVDSVECFVLHLPALRDFKISGGTVTRAGGAHARVLVRVGADGLTGWGEATPAPTWTYETTESIVSTIRGYLAPALLGHPAWDLDGAVRLFGRAISPGYTLGAPLAKAAVDVALHDLVGRALGVSIGELWGQRRVDEIPLAWIVSGADPESAARETEEGLAAGYRAFKTKVGSSSPEHDAERVAAVRARAPDAPLWIDANQAYTLDQALRLARRIEPLAVSLLEQPLRANDPIGLSRLRDRSPIPIALDESLVHPSDLATFIHLGALDLAVAKVQRTGGLQLSRRLCSLAEDSGIGIVGSGLTDSALGLAASLHLFAAFGITHPADLNGPQFVRSPYVRGPDVVISNGTARVPSGPGLGVEVDEDAVRALDVARPAWP, encoded by the coding sequence GTGCCCGGCTCGAGAATGACCGTGGACTCGGTCGAATGCTTTGTCCTGCACCTGCCCGCGCTCCGGGACTTCAAGATCTCCGGCGGCACCGTCACCCGCGCGGGCGGCGCGCATGCCCGTGTCCTGGTCCGCGTCGGCGCGGACGGCTTGACCGGGTGGGGAGAAGCCACTCCGGCCCCGACCTGGACCTACGAGACGACGGAGAGCATCGTCTCGACCATCCGCGGATACCTGGCCCCGGCCCTGCTCGGCCACCCGGCCTGGGACCTCGACGGCGCGGTCCGCCTGTTCGGGCGTGCCATCAGTCCCGGCTACACCCTCGGTGCCCCCTTGGCCAAGGCGGCGGTCGACGTGGCCCTGCACGACCTCGTCGGCCGGGCCCTGGGCGTCTCCATCGGCGAGCTCTGGGGCCAACGCCGGGTTGACGAGATCCCCCTGGCCTGGATCGTGTCGGGCGCCGACCCGGAATCGGCGGCCAGGGAGACGGAAGAGGGCCTGGCGGCCGGATATCGGGCGTTCAAGACGAAAGTGGGCAGCTCTTCTCCCGAACACGACGCCGAGCGGGTGGCCGCGGTCCGCGCCCGCGCGCCCGACGCGCCGCTCTGGATCGACGCCAACCAGGCCTACACCCTCGACCAGGCGCTCCGCCTGGCACGCCGCATCGAGCCACTGGCCGTCAGCCTGCTCGAACAGCCGCTTCGGGCCAACGACCCGATCGGCCTGAGCCGGCTGCGCGACCGGAGCCCGATCCCGATCGCCCTCGACGAAAGCCTGGTCCACCCGTCCGACCTGGCCACCTTCATTCATCTCGGCGCCCTCGACCTGGCCGTGGCCAAGGTCCAGCGAACCGGCGGCCTCCAGCTGTCCCGCCGCCTCTGCTCGCTGGCCGAAGACAGCGGCATCGGCATCGTCGGCTCCGGCCTAACGGACTCCGCCCTGGGCCTGGCGGCCTCCCTCCACCTGTTCGCGGCGTTCGGCATCACTCACCCGGCCGACCTCAACGGCCCCCAGTTCGTCCGATCGCCTTACGTACGCGGTCCAGACGTTGTGATCAGCAACGGCACCGCTCGGGTGCCCTCCGGCCCCGGCCTGGGCGTGGAGGTCGACGAGGACGCGGTCCGGGCCCTGGACGTCGCTCGACCGGCCTGGCCGTAG
- a CDS encoding GntR family transcriptional regulator — translation MKSEKVAAALREQIADEGWPVGARLPTEPELAATFGVGVNTVRRAVGILVDEGVVVRRQGSGTYVVSRPAPTGRRLIGVLVPSTSYYYPRVIEGIEQALTAAGAGVILASSENQPGLEHAQTRRLLDSGAEGLILVPNLNVMDDPQAHIEALRKLPVPYVLVERRPPMPEPDDPTSYVVTNHVGGVHTAVRHLVGLGHSRIGFAGRVRTGNADVVADGFERAARALGVERVAEAVVRRTEWPAEELFAFARDCRDHRVSAVFCHGDRDAATLVVQARRLGLRVPDDLALVTYDDDVVDLIDPPLTAVAPPKPQVGALAAQLLLRRIDDPDLPAHRIELQPRLVIRSSCGGNRTTP, via the coding sequence ATGAAATCGGAAAAGGTCGCGGCCGCGCTGCGGGAGCAGATCGCCGACGAGGGCTGGCCCGTCGGCGCCCGGCTGCCGACCGAGCCGGAGCTGGCCGCGACCTTCGGCGTCGGGGTCAACACCGTCCGGCGAGCGGTGGGGATCCTGGTGGACGAGGGCGTCGTGGTGCGGCGGCAGGGTTCGGGCACCTACGTGGTGAGCCGGCCCGCGCCGACCGGCCGCAGGCTCATCGGCGTGCTCGTCCCCTCGACCTCGTACTACTACCCGCGGGTCATCGAAGGCATCGAGCAGGCGCTGACCGCGGCCGGCGCCGGAGTCATTCTCGCCAGCTCCGAGAACCAACCCGGCCTGGAGCACGCCCAGACCCGCAGGCTTCTCGACAGCGGAGCCGAGGGGCTCATCCTCGTGCCCAACCTGAACGTCATGGACGACCCCCAGGCGCACATCGAGGCCCTGCGCAAACTGCCCGTCCCGTACGTGCTGGTCGAACGCCGTCCGCCGATGCCGGAGCCGGACGACCCGACCTCCTACGTCGTCACCAACCATGTCGGCGGCGTTCACACCGCGGTCCGGCACCTGGTCGGACTCGGCCACTCCAGGATCGGTTTCGCCGGGCGGGTCAGAACCGGGAACGCCGACGTCGTCGCCGATGGATTCGAACGCGCGGCCCGGGCGTTGGGCGTCGAACGGGTCGCCGAGGCGGTCGTCAGGCGCACGGAGTGGCCGGCCGAGGAACTGTTCGCCTTCGCCCGGGACTGCCGCGACCACCGGGTGAGCGCCGTCTTCTGCCACGGCGACCGCGACGCCGCGACGCTCGTCGTCCAGGCACGCAGGCTCGGCCTGCGGGTACCGGACGACCTGGCGCTCGTCACCTACGACGATGACGTCGTCGACCTGATCGACCCTCCGCTCACCGCGGTGGCCCCGCCCAAACCACAGGTCGGAGCGCTGGCCGCACAACTGCTCCTGCGCCGCATCGACGACCCCGACCTCCCGGCCCACCGGATCGAACTGCAGCCCCGGCTCGTCATCCGATCCTCCTGCGGCGGGAACCGCACGACTCCTTAG
- a CDS encoding ABC transporter substrate-binding protein, which yields MPERERSRIAALGTALTLTLTTIAACGGGGGEAAGGKVTLTLGYYAEAGGPADGTMRKLVDQFTKANPGIEVKIESADYDQFYKRLRTQLAGGQAPDVWLSDGVLVQEFSGRNSLRDLTKYASDLDLAGYYGIDIIKKGDPQGRLFGFPQGAQSTALFYNKAIFAKAGVEPPTADWTYDDLLAAAKKLTQDTNGDGKTDVYGFRAYSPSFVESWWPMVKAFGGDVLADNGKIAIDSPQSREALTWMNRAMYEEKIAPDPVTTEALGKSQILFPSGIVAMQFGIYARIQTAAQGKIDMGAVPLPKGPTGQRGDLANINSWVVNRASSEPEAAAAWKWIKFFAGEGPQAEWMSIGEAIPINKKVAQTPAFLNPATPPTDRRPFTDALADADDLGLNPVWSEYTAAITKQVTAALSKQTGIEDALKIAQTDAQAVVDRFKPAG from the coding sequence ATGCCTGAAAGAGAACGTTCCAGAATCGCCGCGCTCGGGACGGCCCTGACCCTGACCCTGACCACGATCGCGGCCTGCGGCGGAGGTGGCGGCGAAGCGGCCGGCGGCAAGGTCACCCTGACGCTCGGCTACTACGCCGAAGCCGGTGGCCCCGCGGACGGCACGATGCGCAAGCTGGTCGACCAGTTCACCAAGGCCAACCCCGGCATCGAGGTGAAGATCGAATCCGCCGACTACGACCAGTTCTACAAGCGCCTGCGCACCCAGCTCGCCGGCGGTCAGGCACCCGACGTGTGGCTGTCCGACGGCGTCCTCGTCCAGGAGTTCAGCGGCCGCAACAGCCTGCGCGACCTCACCAAGTACGCCTCCGACCTCGACCTCGCCGGCTACTACGGCATCGACATCATCAAGAAGGGCGACCCGCAGGGACGCCTGTTCGGCTTCCCGCAGGGCGCCCAGTCCACCGCGCTGTTCTACAACAAGGCGATCTTCGCCAAGGCCGGGGTGGAGCCGCCGACCGCGGACTGGACCTACGACGACCTTCTCGCCGCGGCCAAGAAGCTCACCCAGGACACCAACGGCGACGGCAAGACCGACGTCTACGGCTTCCGCGCCTACTCGCCCAGCTTCGTCGAGAGCTGGTGGCCGATGGTCAAGGCTTTCGGCGGCGACGTCCTCGCCGACAACGGGAAGATCGCGATCGACAGCCCGCAGAGCCGCGAGGCCCTCACCTGGATGAACCGGGCGATGTACGAGGAGAAGATCGCCCCCGACCCGGTGACCACCGAGGCCCTGGGCAAGTCCCAGATCCTGTTCCCGAGCGGCATCGTGGCGATGCAGTTCGGCATCTACGCCCGGATCCAGACCGCGGCCCAGGGCAAGATCGACATGGGGGCCGTGCCGCTGCCGAAGGGGCCGACCGGGCAGCGCGGCGACCTCGCCAACATCAACTCCTGGGTGGTCAACCGCGCCTCGTCCGAGCCCGAGGCCGCGGCCGCCTGGAAGTGGATCAAGTTCTTCGCCGGCGAGGGGCCGCAGGCCGAGTGGATGTCCATCGGCGAGGCCATTCCGATCAACAAGAAGGTCGCGCAGACCCCGGCGTTCCTCAACCCCGCCACGCCTCCCACCGATCGCAGGCCCTTCACCGACGCCCTCGCGGACGCCGATGACCTCGGCCTGAACCCGGTGTGGAGCGAGTACACCGCCGCGATCACCAAACAGGTCACCGCCGCGCTGTCGAAGCAGACCGGGATCGAGGACGCGCTGAAGATCGCGCAGACCGACGCCCAGGCCGTCGTCGACCGGTTCAAGCCGGCCGGATGA